Proteins from a single region of Oncorhynchus nerka isolate Pitt River linkage group LG18, Oner_Uvic_2.0, whole genome shotgun sequence:
- the LOC115146063 gene encoding ovarian cancer G-protein coupled receptor 1-like, whose product MWTTSAMTVNMSEAEPDHINCTISHEIHQYLFSVAYILVLLIGVPTNAYSLYHAWLQLRDKNELGIYLLNLTVSDLLYLASLPLWLQYIFQGDDWRQTEWLCQLCGFLLYENIYVSIGFLCCISIDRYLAVVYPFRFTAFRSMRAATLASAFIWLKEIAVGVVFFRHKELSRDSTNQSVCFEHYPMQPWEYPINYYRFAVGFLFPLGILSVSYLRVLRAVGKSVGTQSTQKTRIKNLVTSTIVIFLVCFSPYHVFLLVRTILERDCPFIINIFNYYHVSLLLTSFNCVADPALYCFVSERAQQGIQQAQEACRQALCCCCHRGQHSPVTATGTDSEVATSNENRKVSVTLLTSSSNINNTWVL is encoded by the coding sequence ATGTGGACCACGTCTGCTATGACAGTCAACATGTCTGAGGCTGAGCCAGACCACATTAACTGCACCATCAGCCATGAGATCCACCAGTACCTGTTCTCTGTGGCCTACATCCTGGTTCTTTTGATTGGCGTTCCCACCAACGCCTACTCCCTCTACCATGCCTGGCTTCAGCTGAGAGACAAGAACGAGCTGGGGATCTACCTGCTCAACCTGACCGTGTCAGACCTCCTCTACCtggcctctctgcctctctggctGCAGTACATCTTCCAGGGAGATGACTGGAGACAAACTGAGTGGCTTTGCCAGCTGTGTGGCTTCCTGCTCTATGAAAACATTTATGTTAGTATCGGATTCTTATGTTGTATCTCTATAGACCGTTACCTGGCCGTAGTGTACCCATTCCGCTTCACAGCTTTTCGAAGCATGCGGGCAGCCACGTTGGCCAGCGCCTTCATCTGGCTGAAAGAGATTGCTGTGGGTGTTGTCTTTTTCAGACACAAGGAGCTAAGCAGGGACAGCACCAACCAATCGGTGTGCTTTGAGCACTACCCCATGCAGCCGTGGGAGTACCCAATCAACTACTACCGTTTCGCTGTTGGCTTCCTGTTCCCACTAGGCATCCTGTCCGTGTCGTATCTCCGCGTCCTGCGGGCGGTCGGAAAAAGCGTAGGCACGCAAAGCACCCAGAAAACGCGCATCAAGAACCTGGTGACCAGCACCATTGTCATTTTCCTGGTGTGTTTCTCTCCATACCACGTGTTCCTGCTGGTGCGTACCATCTTAGAAAGAGACTGCCCCTTCATAATCAACATCTTCAACTACTACCACGTCTCCCTGCTGCTCACCAGCTTCAACTGCGTGGCCGACCCAGCGCTGTACTGTTTCGTCAGTGAGAGGGCCCAGCAGGGGATCCAACaagcccaggaggcctgtaggCAGgccctctgctgctgctgccacaggGGACAGCACAGCCCCGTCACAGCCACAGGTACAGACTCCGAGGTGGCCACCTCCAACGAGAACAGAAAAGTCTCAGTCACACTGCTGACGTCTAGTAGTAATATTAATAATACATGGGTTTTATGA